One Phaseolus vulgaris cultivar G19833 chromosome 11, P. vulgaris v2.0, whole genome shotgun sequence genomic window carries:
- the LOC137838459 gene encoding uncharacterized protein: protein MAEDLPSIVSRAVKDSLKKLQDENSALKESNLMIRVEAEKLSCNLMMVEIEHSRLEDAMDAELRSTRKEASDLRQKLHLQVQEKIDLESKLVPYRLKVADLEAAKKADATKVENLEKRSADREVLLGKVEKERDDALAELAEAREEAKKIAAELAQARDEGKKAAEDLARAREEKEELKKQTQELEQGTAQVLTAGFDAALEQVACQYPELDLSMVSICNEVVDGKIVPSED, encoded by the coding sequence atggcggaggatcttCCCTCGATTGTATCAAGGGCTGTGAAAGACTCACtcaagaagctccaagatgagaaCTCTGCGCTGAAGGAGTCAAACCTGATGATAAGGGTTGAGGCTGAGAAACTCTCTTGCAACCTGATGATGGTGGAGATTGAACACTCAAGGCTAGAGGATGCCATGGATGCTGAGCTCAGGAGCACTCGCAAGGAAGCTTCCGACCTGCGCCAGAAACTACATCTCCAAGTCCAAGAGAAGATCGACTTGGAAAGCAAGCTGGTTccttacaggctcaaggtggcagACTTGGAGGCTGCAAAAAAGGCGGATGCAACCAAGGTGGAAAACCTTGAGAAaaggtcagcagatcgggaggttctccttgGGAAGGTCGAAAAAGAAAGGGACGATGCTCTTGCTGAGCTCGCCGAAGCTCGAGAGGAGGCCAAGAAGATTGCTGcagagttggcccaagctcgaGACGAAGGCAAAAAGGCTGCTGAAGACCTAGCTCGAGCTCGTGAGGAAAAGGAAGAGCTGAAGAAGCAAACACAAGAGCTCGAGCAAGGCACCGCCCAAGTCCTCAccgctgggtttgacgccgctcTGGAGCAAGTAGCATGTCAataccccgagctcgacctttccatggtgtcgatctgcaacgaggtggtggatgggaagattgtaCCCTCCGAAGACTAG